In Malaclemys terrapin pileata isolate rMalTer1 chromosome 10, rMalTer1.hap1, whole genome shotgun sequence, the DNA window gctggggccgaggggttcggcatgagggagggggctccggtctaagcctggggaagggagttggggtgcaggaaggagtgtggggtgcaaggtttgggtgttggagggggtttagggctggggcaggggagtgttgtgtgtgtggggggggttggggtgatggctccaggagggggctcagggctgggggttggggtgtgtggagggtttGGGGGTTCTGGCTCCgatagggggctcagggctggggcagggggttggggtgtgggagggggtgtggggtgcaaggtctgggagggagtttgggtgctggagggggctcagggctggggcaggggcgtgttgtgtgtgtatggggggggtggggtgatggctccagaagggggctcagggctgggggttggggtgtgtggagggtttGGGGTTCTGGCTccgagagggggctcagggctgcggcagggggttgggctgtgggagaGAGTGAGGGTTGTGGGCTCcatctgggcagcacttaccttgggcggctcccggtTGGTACCGCaatagggctaaggcaggctccctgcctgccctgaccctgcGCCGTTCACGGaagcgcactgcccctgcctggagGCACCgcctctgtagctcccattggctgcagttcctggctgggCCATGgtcggggctggcagccagggctgcagccaggtgCTGAGCCTTGGCCGGATTGggacccagggggtggggggtgggactgggagcacagctgcagctgggagctgaggCCAGGGCCAgaccagagctgggggcagagcagggctgggtggtgctcccaccctgctcccgCTCTCCGCACCGTGGGGGCTGGCCTAGGACCTGCCACATTCCCCCAAACGATCctctatgccccccccccccccaagggaggcacaccccacagtttgtgaaccactgctttacttcctggagactccaggacaagtttggagggttggcaaccctaggtcctCTTGTATAGTCCAACGGTGAATACACATTCTTGCCAAGGGTCCAATCCAACGCTCATTAGGGTCAATGGGAAactttccactgacatcaatgggtgtTGGCTCAGACTCCAAATGTTTAAGCCCAAGCTGTCACAGACGTGGACCACCACCCCAGACAAGGCTGACATCAGTCCCACGCAAGCAAACTTGGCATCACAAGAACTTTGAGGTTAGGGCACAAAGAGGGAAACATACAGAAACGTCCGACCTTCCAGCTCTTAAGAGTCATTAAAGCAGGGCCCATGGTGCCTGTCtgctgaaaagtgtgtgtgtgtgtgtgtgtgtgtgtgtgtgtgtgtgtgtgtgtgtgtgtgtgtgtgtgtgtgtgtgtgtgtgtgtgtgtacacacacacatttcacgGAGTGTTCGTGGCCCAAATTGCACCTCCCAGCACTGTAATTAGTGCAAGTGTTGATGGCATTACGGAACTAAACCATGTAATTAGTTTCTACTAACTAAGAAAAACAATTATGTAACTACGGTGATTAATCATGTCACAAACAGCTGgcggcacctctgaaaatgctCTGCTGCATGGACAGGGCCTGGTGTTTGACACCACAAGTTAGCTCCTGGTTTGCCCAAGTGTCCTGACTGAGACAATGGCCGAAGGGAGAGATTCACCCATTTCACAGACTTAACAGATTCAGGGGCTTTTTGGGGGGTCTGGTTCACCATCTCACCGATAGACATACAAGGACTGggcagcaggactcctgggtcctgcatctggctctggctctggcactGACTTGCAGTGTCCTTTAGGCCCATGTTTTCCAAAGTGGCCCTTAATTTGGGGGTGTCTCaggtttttgggggtgggggatggggactcAGCTTTGGAGACCTAGGGCAGAATTTCAAAGAGTGCCACTTTTGAAGATTTGGCCCTTACCctccctgtgcttctgtttcgGTGCTGCAGAACTGGagtgctgcagtgtagacccgCGGGACAGTGGTGGgtggggttctcccattgctgtagttaatccacctcccctaggttgatggaagaattctgtctACACccagggttaggttggcttaactacatgtgtcaggggtgtggatttttcacgcccctgCCAGACATTGCTAGGCCAATGTCAATTTCAAGTATACCCTTCTCCGCCCTGCCAGGCAGCTAATGTGTAAAAGGCCCTTTAAAAGCAAAGTGCTGTAGCCAATGAATTGCCAGTTGATTTCCCCATCCCTAATCACTGAACAAATCCATGCGTTGGTGACTTTTTTTCATGGCACAATTCAAGCTTTTAACTGGCTGATGGAACAGAGGGTTAGAAAGCTGCTGTTtattggcggggggtggggggggctttgAACCACAGCAAGCAGGAATTGCCCTTGAAAACTCTGGGGTGCAGAGGGAGATGGTGCTCCCCTGGGAGAAGGATCGCCTGGCATTAGAATGCTAGCTTTGCACTCCTACCGGTGTGGGCGCCAGCCTTTCAGTGTTTTTAGTTGATGCAGGCTAAAGGGGAACGCTTCAGGATGTCCCATAAGCATTTGACCCCATCTTTTGGGCCTAATCCCAAACCCActgaagttccattgactttaatgggctttggatcaagccctttaaAGTGCATCACGTCAGTCAGAGTGGcccttgagggtttttttttttcatgacctCTTGGTGACAGTAGAGCGGGTCATCTCAATCCCTATGCCCAAAACACATGTCACCATAATACCTTTCTGTGCACACAGGACATAGGATTGACATACACTGACCCTGGATGGATTTGCATGTGTAAGTTGTCTCATGGGTGTTAGAAGCTTGTCATCTGAGTGCACAGGGGTTAGCGCTTGCCTGAACATTTGGCCCCAGATATGCTGTGCCGGTTGGCTAATAAAAGTGGGCAGGTTCGTAAATTCACCTCTTTCCTGCTTCTTAGGTTTATTTTCGCCAAAGCTCTGCAATGAACCCGAGCctctttgttttctttgcttGATGCCCCTTCCTTATTGTTGTCAGCTGCCCAATTAGCAAAGCCGTATCTAAAGGAGGCCTATACTTGACTTATGAAGGAAAATACAGTTTGtttcttctattaaaaaaaaaaaaacccaacagaataCTTGATGGCCCATTTTACGCTAATCTCCTGCACCTCAAAAGGAAAAGCAGctctggttttttgttttgttttgatctttAGCCATTCTGAAGTAACAGTGTTCTCAGATGGAGGATAATTACTGGCTGATTAAACACGGATGCTGTGAAAGGCATTAAATGATGACAGTGCAGTCTCCTTGAGATGCGAATCAGTCAGGACCAAAAGAACCCAGGTTTACGGCCCAATCCAGCTCCTAGCAAAGGCTGGGGAGCTACTTCCAATGGCAGTTGGGTCTGGCCTTTGGGCACAAAGCTATCATGCACCTTTGGAATAACCAGCGATTGAGTAGCATGGGTCAGGCTGATGAGCAGGGAGTGTTGTCTGCACTGAGCACACGGGGCTGGAGGTGGGTCTGCTCTGACAGATGCagcttgcattttatttttaattaacttgACATTTTGGCTCCGGTCAAAAGTTCATTTTTCAAAGGCGACAGCTCATTGATGTGCCCAATTAGCTCCCTGTGTCTGCAGGCTACGACGTCACTTTGCGTTTGCTGTGCTAAGCCAGAGAAGGCTGGCGGTGCCTTAGCGTGGCCAGCAAGTAGCGCGGCCAGCGAGTAGCGCATGGCGTGGGGGGGATGAACGAACGCCCATCCATTaaggctactgctgctgctggaggaacaATTTAAGGCTAGAAGGATGAGGAGCTGACCTTGAATATTCCCCTCCCTTGAGAACATCCTTGGAAGATTTATCTTGGACACTCATGGTGCGATGCTGAAACTTCACCAACAGCCCTCATAGACTTTTGCAGTTCTATGCCAGGGCAGAGGTAGTTCCAAAGTGCTCTCACAGTTAGTATCTTAGGGAGCTGGGCAGATGATCATCCCGGGGCGGCGGGGAAAGGGCAGGAGAACTGCCTTGCAGTAACCTTTGAAAAGGTCCATTTTCCAGGTAGGAGACAGGAAGAACTATTTTTCTCATGCAATTGCCAACAGGGCCTGCTTTCTATAAGGCTGGAAATACCCCCAAAATAATAGTAtctgctgcttctgggcctgTTATACCATACAGCTAAGAAATAATCATGTTAAAAGGCTCCCTAAACATTTTCCAACCACAAAGCAGGTTTGGTTTGATTCTCTGGGGGAAGCTGAGGTTGGTTCTTATTTATTCTGCCTTTCGCTAGTTAATTCCCAGTAATGTATGTGTAGCGGGATGGATCCACAGAGGAATGGCTCACAACCCTTCCGTCTTCTACCTGGGAGGCGTGTGGCCAAATGATATGTTGTGCTTTTTCTCGGCAGGCACCAGGGAAATGGAAGACCACAGTAGCATCGTCCTCCCTGTCATTTTTGGCATAATTTGCCTGGTGGGCACTGTAGGGAACAGCATTGTGATCTACACCATCACCAAAAGACCCAAGAGAAACCACAACACTGCAGATGTCTTCATCGTGAGCCTCTCCATCACAGACCTCCTGTTCCTGCTGGGCATGCCCTTGCTTATCCACCAGCTCCTAGGGAATGGGGTCTGGCTTTTCGGGGCTACCATGTGCACCATCATCACTGCTTTAGATGCCAACAGCCAGTTCGCCAGCACGTACATCCTCACGGCAATGGCCATTGACCGCTACCTGGCCACAGTACACCCCATCCGCTCTGCCTACATGCGCACCCCCTGCACAGCCGCCCTGGTGATCTTGCTGCTCTACCTGCTGTCTCTCCTAACCATTGTGCCGGTGTTCATGTACACCCAGTCCATTGTTCTGCCTGGCAGCAAAGCTGGGTGTGGCATCATCCTACCCAACCTCTCAGTTGATATCTATTGGTACACGCTGTACCAGTTCTTCCTGGCTTTTGTCATCCCGCTTTCAGTCATCTGCATTGTGTACCTCAAGATACAGAAGCACATTTCATGCAAGGTGCTGCCGCTGCCCCAGAGAAACTTCCGAGCCAGAACTAAGAAGATCATGCGGATGGCAATAACCATCTGCTCTGCCTTTTTTATCTGCTGGGCGCCCTATTACATCCTGCAGTTGGTCCATCTCAAAGTCACCCAGCCCTCCATTATGTTCCTCTATGCCTATAATGTAGCTATCAGCTTGGGTTACGCAAGCAGCTGCATCAACCCATTCATATACATTGTATTGAGTGACACTTTCCAAAGGAACCTGGTGAAGGCAATCTGCCCAGGCCAGCAGGCCAGAAGAGGTGACAGACATGCCCCTGGGAAAGTCAGTCCCTCTGTGAAAATAAGTCCTGGGCCAAATCAGGAGACCGATCTTAGCATGACATACGCTCATAATATAGACAATTGTATCGCTCTCTCGGTCATGGTTCCTTAGAGGTAACCTGCATGATTTAGCTGAGTGATGGCTAGGTGGTACAAATAGGTGTAAAAACTTTTTGAGGTTGTAGACAAAAAGAAGGGGTTAGCCTTGTCTTAAGGCAAATATCCAGGAGTAATGGGGTGAACTGGAGACCATCATTGAGGCTGACTATAAAGAATTCCTTACAGCAAGACCTGCTCCAGGGTGGGATGGTAATTGTGTAAGGGATGTACTGGAAAGCCCATTGCTTGAGTCACTGCCACTAAAACCTGACTTGACAAAGCACCCAAGAGTACATTGAAGGGAAGGATTCAGCACTGGCCAATGTCGCTCTTATCCACCTTTAAGGTCTCTGGTTCGGTTGTTATGGAGCTGAAGCTCATTGAACACCCACCTGGCTTTGGGGAAAGTGTATTTTTCTAATGCTGCTCCCATTGGTGGCAGGGTGGACATGCTGGTTTCTGATTGGCTCGAGCTATGTGTATTTTTAACCTTGTGGGTGGTTAACAATTAGCAATCCTGCACATTGACTGTCTGGATGACATCAGTCTGTAAGCGTAGGGTTACAGCCACAGTTGGTGGTAGTAAGGTGACCAGCAAATTGGGACAGAGAGAATGCAGATCTAATAGATAAAATCACTGGCATTGTTCCAACTCACTGAGGAGGGAGCAGAACGAAATGGCTTTAGGTATCTATTATAGTATGGTGACCTTTTTATAACAAGACTTCTTTAATATTTAGTAAATTTGTACCGGTACTAGTTGCAAAGATGAAATCTCAATAGATTTCTCGCAAACTGTAACTATCTTATTAAATATAATGCGTGTGTGTCTAGGACTCTGTTCTGTCACCCTCTGGGCATTGGGGTGTGGTCTCTTCTCTTCCTTATCCTCATTATGTTATCAGAACAAAGCCTCTCTCCCTGTCCTCAGTGGAGCATGTACCCTTCTTCACAAAGTATGTCTACATTGCGACTTCGTTCAGCAGTGTGTACAGAACAAACATGGGTAGTCCTCCTGGCATAGGGATAAACAGGAGTGGAAACGGTGAGGAGCTGCGTAGGTGGGAagagtaaagacacacctgaagGGTGTAGATGTGTACCTGAGTACATACCTACATGGCTCCCTACTTGCCTAAGCCACACCTCCCACACCTGTAGGGAAAGGTTctggtggcgggggggcaggaggggcggagagaagggagcggggagctgctgaagcctttccacACTTCACTGACACaggtagctacacactgcagtgtggacgcagcctgcttttcactgcggcGTGTAGCGAGATGTACACTACACACCAACAgctggtgtgtagtgtagatgtagccttagcaTATGCATGCAGGCGATCTTGGTTTGATTTCCAGGGCTTACGGCTGAGGAAGTTGGGGAGGTAATGGACATAGTCTCTGGAGCCAAGTGTATTGACCCCCCTACAGGTAATGAAGGAGTGACACTGATTGCAGGTTACTCGTGGGGGAATTCCgcaccactgtgcaatgcagaattttgcagaaatgaacattgtgtgtgcagaattccctctgcctccccaaatgggctgcagtgctgctggccacCACTGGACCCGGCTgagcccagcttgcacatagaagacaccgggggagggggggggggagctagaGGGtttctggcagctgcagttcccagcatgccctgagagAAGGTGATGGCAGcgcacaggaaactccatgcaagcgTGGGatcaagcatcaggctgtttctccctctggatccctgggctgggagaaccatgtctgggctctgggagggggaagggggggtgtctGGGCTCTGTGGCGGGAGAGGGGGTGCAGTTATCTGGGCAAGGGGGcaccctgtggctgggctctggggggagaggtgttgtgggtgtctggccccccagctgggctctgggggtgggggaaggggacagagaaacaggaactgggttgtcataagTGTTTCTTTaattctactcctgggggaatttttgtgtgtgtgtgtgtgtattgttacaagcatacttgctgacaggtattttgaaataaattaccaaaataattgaaactggtgtgattatgtcatattattttgacaaataaaagttgcagaattttaaaatattgtgcgcagaatttttatttttttggtgccgaatgcccccaggagtagccGTTCTAGGATTTGCCAGGAGTCATTGTAACTGGTATTTTGATAGCACAAGACACGAACATGGTGCAGCACAACAGGCAAACTACCAGACATTGAAATGTCCCTGCTCTGAAGTGCTTACCTACTAAAGGCAAAGGACACCAATCTTGAAGAAAGGATTAAAAGAATGGGATGATCTTAAAGAGTCTACCAGGACACTGAGGGACCCTCAAGAAGCACAAAGATTAATAGAGAACATAACAAAAATGTAGCTGACAAATGTGACACTCACTTACAGTATCAGCTGAAATGCAGACACTGTCTCTGAGGTATTGTGATTAgattatttttttgaaaatacaTTGAACTGGAAAATATTTCTCCCTCCCCGCAGTTTAGAGTGGTTAACTCCTCCGTGTCATTAATGCCAAGAGAGAATTATTTCAATCCATCAGGACATGATTTTACCTGGAGAGCATGGCCAACAAGGCACGTTCTTATTGCCTTAGCCGAAGTAGCCCTCACCTATCTCAGCCAAGAAAAGACAGCGGAAGATGGAAACAGGAGGAGGGAACAATGAACAACAGAAATGGCAACTTCCAAACTATTATGTGAAATTTGTATGTGAAATCCCCTTAAAATTTTTAACTATACGAGCTCATGTATCCACAATGCCCTATAGTGTTGGATGTGAATAAACTCCTTGTATCACTGTGGGAGTGAAGTTTGGACTTTTTCCCTCAGTTTAATAGGGTACCATGCATTGAATCATCATGCAGTTTTGCTCTAATTGGACAGGGATGTTAAATCATCTCAAGTGAGTAAAAATCTCCAGTGTATTATATTTCACTTGTGCTACATTATTTATCTCTGCTTTTCATACATTTCAAATCTGGTCCatcaaggtacttatatggctacCCTCACCATTGTAACTGactagctatttaaaaaaaaacaaaccactctctctttctcctacAGCAGCCAATAAACAGGAAAAATAGTCTGATTGATTTGAGCTCGGTTGTGGCTTTGTTGTAGAACAGCTAATTATAATGGGTGTTACTGTTATATTCAAAAAGCACAATGAAGATAGAGAACAAGAGCTAATGTATGAAAAATAATTTGTACACCATACATTTGTAAAATCATTTATAAAAGTACAAAATGATTAAGGAACAGAGCAAAATTCCAAGGTGCTTTACAAGATCTTCATCATTTATATTTACAAAACACAGTGTTCATAGTGTACAGGTTTACGTGCATAAGGAATTCTAGTACTATAAATAGCACACTTTATTTAATATTACTGTGGATGTGCAGTggttcaaaatttgtttttctttgtgcTTGTTTTTCCAAAGGCTTTTTAATGTTTCAGTGACTTATAAATAGGGTGAAATAATATTAAGTCTGGTCTTCTCATGGTATTTGAAATCAAAATTTGCAAACCATGTACCCAAATATAGTCTCTCAAATTGACTAAATAATCACGTCTCGCTATGGATTTAAGTTCTGTAGTTTGGACCCAAAGGATGGTGGAAAGATCATAAGAAGACTAGAGCTTGTGTTACTTTGGACTAATAAATGGTTCCCTTAAGgaaaaaaaagcacacaaaagataaATATTTAGCTATTTGGGTTTATTCACTCCAAATGCAGAGCTCCAATATCAGCTAAGCGGACAGTCATGTGAAAGGTCAGGGAAGGGAGGACATtcagagtacgtctacactgcagtaaaaaacccacggcactgagtctcagcggccgggtcagctgactcaggcttgggctgcagggctaacaTTGGCagcgtagatgtttgggctcggtcTGGCACCTGGGCTTTGAGACCCACCCCCCCTTGCAGGGTCTCAGAACCAggactccagcccgagcccaaacatctacgcAGCAACCTTATAGACCCGCAGCAcaagtcagctgacctaggcCAGCTGCGGCCTTGCTCACtgctcttttattgcagtgtagacatatcctcggAATGAAGGCCTTTCTTTGTACCCTCAAACTGCAGCCTGCTGAGAATAGTGTGTTAGCTTTGGAGCTGTTGCCATGTACTGTAACAAGAAACAACATGATGACAATTTCTAAGGTTACACAAACAGTGAGGAAAACCTTCATGAATCAAACTTGAAATTCAGCACGTTATTTTCCTTACCATGTTTGTTGGTTACTGAAAGCCATGGCACAGGACCCATATAAACAATTACCTGCCTCACGGCCTATCCTGGACTGTCACTAGAACGCTGGATTTGTGATAGCACACTCATTTCATTGCCATCATCACAGAGTTATTACTTTAGCTTACTGTGGAATGAAGCAAATGGAAGAGCTGGGCTAAGAGGACAAGGGGAGAAGTACTTTCAGCAATTACAAAGAAAATGCACAAATTCCAGAAAGTTGCATAACCAGGAAGAGGTGGCCCTGACTGCTACTCCTGGCAATCCCGTACAGCAGAGGGGATCTGTAACAGGGTGGGCCAGCGGATTCCCCATTGCTTATGGCTGAGTGCACGTCCTGTTTACTCAGGCTGTGTGCTCTTTTCCAGATCCTCACACGGAGATCTATTTCTCCCTCAACAGCTGCACTTAAATCTCAATGGTGCCAATGAGAGGTAAATGCATGAAGCAAGGGGATATTAAACACTTAACTCTCTGtgaatttccccctccccctaaaaCAAACCACTTTTTTGTCGCTTTGGCAGAAGAACGTGCATGAATGTGCCACTGAAATAATCTCCGATTCCCTTCCTTTTGGACGGTATTGCAATCTGAATTTCCCACTACCACATCAATACCATTTGTAAACAATTTTAGGCCTGCACTGATGTTTGGAATACATGAAACCATTTTTTTGAAACAAATGTAAACTGGCTATTCATTAACTAAAAAATGTACAAAAGGTTATGATAGAAAGGTATTTTGCAACACACCTTATGGCTTGAGCTGTCATATGAAAATAGAAAATCAGTACAAGTATGGTGCTCGCCTCCCACGTGTGCCTTTAAATgattggggagggcaggggggagatTTTCAATGGTTATGAATCCCATCTGTAAGAGACACCACTGAAGTGTTCTGCATGTCTGATGGGCTTACGTCATAGCCCAGTTTCTTCATGTCTTTAGTCACCACATTGAAGGAAATGGTCACAAAGCCTTGGGATCGCACCATGATCACTAGAAATAGGAGGACAACACCATTAGCCAGTAAAGCTGGTTGAACAGTCATTAGATGTCCCACAGAATACCAGGATGTGGTTGTTCTTAATACGCTCAATTAACCTCCTAAAGCATTAACAAAGAAACGGACTGGCCAACAACTGGTCCATAGTCATAGAGGAGTTAGAGACAGTAATTCCTGATCATTTACCTTCTCGGCCTTCTCCCTGCGCTACCACTTTTGGGTCAGTGAACTCTGGATGTCTTCCCATAAGCCAACttggagaaagagaaaagaaaacaactcAATGATGTGTCATACTTGGTAGCATTTAGAATTGTTATAAGAAAGGTTCATTGTatgcacagaaataaaaaaaatgtttcccccGTTCATAGTAGGAATTTTTAAAGCTtgatacatttttttccccttgctacTTATCTACTTTGATCAAAGAAAAATGTCACCTCTGGATTATTGaccagttttccttttttttcctaaTTTCACCTACAttctattaaatttaaaaagcgacaaagagtcctgtggcaccttatagactaacagacgtactggagcataagcttttgtgggtgaatacccacttcgtcagacgttaAGTTTAAGTTATTTCTGGGTTAGGGAGGGTCAGTTTATGTCAAAGATATTTTAATAACACCTAATTTTAAGGATCGGGGGTGGGACAGACCTAACAGCTATAACAAATACACATTGGACAGGGAAAAAGTTATGTCCATGAGTCCTCATTCAGGAGAAATTTGTGCAAGTATATGCTGCACCATTCCTTTATAGATCATCCTTTGGGTGGCTGGCTGGCCTACAGAAAATAAAAGCCTTTGGCTAACTTATTTacagcaagtatcagaggggtagccgtgttagtctgaatctgtaaaaagcaacagagggtcctgtggcacctttaagactaacagaagtattgggagcataagctttcgtgggtaagaacctcacttgcctgtcttgcatctgaagaacctgtcttgcatctgaagaacctgtcttgcatctgaagaagtgaggttcttacccacgaaagctgatgctcccaatacttctgttagtctcaaaggtgccacaggaccctctgttgttattTACAGCAGTATTTTAAGACTAATTTAAGGACAGATTGCGATACACCTGCTCACACTGTATACTGAATGCAATGCAAGtccttctgttgacttcattgaGCATTGGATCAGGCACATAGAGTAATATCTTATGCTGcaagaagtcccattgaaatgaatggcacTACTTACTTGTGGAGTACGGTACCACTAATGTTGAGGTGTCAATCTGATCGTTAAAGATTAGCATGCTAAAATTAGGAAGTGTTTACTCTCAGTGGAAGTTCTTTGATGAACCACAGTAAACCAGGGTTTAAATTTGCCCACAGATcacaaattaaaataatgtaagtCCTCACACCGCTGGTTCTATTCTAGCTGCCTCATAAAGGAAACGCTCAGCCATCGAAATATTATGAAATGCTTTCCTGCCTCCCCTCCTGATCCTTTCACTCATATTTTAAAATCCCCATTATCTATCGCATTTCTACGCTACTCTACCATAATGCAATATCTAACACAATATATAATAGGCCAATAGAAGGTTAAAAAGCTGCCCAGACTTTGGGAAGAATTccgttttttctttctttaatatacATATCTGAGGCAGTACAGTTTGTTctctggtgccagaagttttcaTCTGGCAAAAAGAGAAGTAGTTGCAGTGCTGTCATGATTATACTACATTGATGTGTTTATTAAAACATACAGAGGCTAACCTGCCTTACCTGATTACAACTCTCTCTCTTTAAACTCAGCTATATCCCTGCTACTTTACATCCTAACTCCACGTTATGCACTACTAGCCTATTCAACAAATAGCCCAAATCATCCCATAAGGTGTTTCTATCCTGCATGGCTGGTATATTTCAAGCTCTATTGTCAGAGACATTACAACAGCTGAATTTAACTCAGGACCCTGTGATATTTCACAAACGAACTCTGGGACTCTAGAAAATGTTTCCCCTCTGGATCACTGCTTTTAAGATAGATGGACAAATCTGTCTGAAATGTTCAATTAGCTCAGAGAAAACAGTTACTTCTGGAGTATGAATGATGGAATCTTCACTAAGACAGACTAGAGGGAATTCCGCCAATGTGTGTGGCCCTTTCCTGCACAAGGAGGAAGGGACTAGTGGACAATTCAGTTTAGAACAATTCTGAAGAACAGACAGACCAAATCTGGATTCACTGCACAATGCAGTGTCTAGACCAGCTGCACATAACCTCAAAGAGCCATTCCTTTAACAGAGTTGCAAAAAGCCATACCAAATTCCATGTACCATGCAATAGTTAATATAAGTTAATCAGAACAGATAAAGTTTATAACAGGAGCAGTAGTATTGGGTCTCAAGAAACCCCtaacagtcccacttcatcaccaATTTCAAGAAGCCAAATTCTGACAATGTACTAATCACCTACAGCTTGTTTCAATGTGTAATTTCCACCCACCACAGCTGGTCAGTAGCAGAAATTCAGAATTAACCAGTTGGAGGGAGAGTGAATATGAGTTTTTCCAGCAATCAATGCATTATTATCAGGATGTCACCTGACAATTTACTAAAAACCAATAAAAGAAC includes these proteins:
- the LOC128843943 gene encoding melanin-concentrating hormone receptor 1-like yields the protein MDRILRASQTVHGTGNDGSASLMKTPPACGCFKPKGFYLGANHCRTSGNRALCRFVLASLQPSCYFIGWWSASKAALFGSKTHKASGGEQQPWPLVRINGGRTKQLPREMAEPKSDFFSNLWGSNESNVTAAPWTAGTREMEDHSSIVLPVIFGIICLVGTVGNSIVIYTITKRPKRNHNTADVFIVSLSITDLLFLLGMPLLIHQLLGNGVWLFGATMCTIITALDANSQFASTYILTAMAIDRYLATVHPIRSAYMRTPCTAALVILLLYLLSLLTIVPVFMYTQSIVLPGSKAGCGIILPNLSVDIYWYTLYQFFLAFVIPLSVICIVYLKIQKHISCKVLPLPQRNFRARTKKIMRMAITICSAFFICWAPYYILQLVHLKVTQPSIMFLYAYNVAISLGYASSCINPFIYIVLSDTFQRNLVKAICPGQQARRGDRHAPGKVSPSVKISPGPNQETDLSMTYAHNIDNCIALSVMVP